One Candidatus Uhrbacteria bacterium genomic region harbors:
- a CDS encoding AAA family ATPase codes for MYLSRIELQGFKTFAAKTTLAFLPKKAMGHSPITAIVGPNGSGKSNLADAIRWAMGEQSLKLLRGKESTDIIFSGSAQKGRGGFAEVSLTFDNSDGAFPLETPEVSVTRRLYRDGESAYLLNNTPARLADIQLLLAESGVGQRSYSVIGQGMVDAILIASPEERKQFFDDATGVRPLQMKRHQAMLKLRHTYENLAETEMIMAEIEPRLRLLRRQRRRLDERAEVEQELIRVRENYLGGLWRELTAEWEVAKKDLDAAEKFAARLRQDVATLETSLSSLEKPGKAPDGLAELQRAYKDAQTLVQKAREERYRLEKEIELARVRAQASWAPLPLADILGELEEISKKFEKDLKSLKGLKSLEELKLLLPDIEKLHGQSEKLRKRLTRPAPEDVEVDKELAGKLTQTKKSIEEAEHERKRTEAALDAYASRAADERQALFAGERQLRETQHALHEAEAKEHEREIHVARLEERRVGARQEAEGELHDAAEAFLGRRDLPHNTSAEREKLRAELERLKYKLELIGGIDPETVAEFEQTEARFNHLEEQIKDLRAAMRDTEHVVDELDEKIHKQSEAAFRDINAHFQTYFKVLFGGGTCSLVKMTREEIAPTGSEHPEAEAHEGDVDASLAKMDSPALKELQARVKERADRTVGIDIHATPPGKKLKALALLSGGERALTSIALLAAIMATNPAPFVVLDEVDAALDEANTLRFAAILEELAKKTQYIVVTHNRATMEKADVLYGVTMNEDGVSQLLSVDLSDIAPTSATRR; via the coding sequence ATGTACCTCTCGCGCATCGAGCTTCAAGGCTTCAAGACCTTCGCCGCAAAAACCACTCTCGCCTTCTTACCAAAAAAGGCTATGGGGCACTCCCCCATCACGGCCATTGTGGGTCCGAATGGTTCGGGAAAATCCAACTTGGCCGACGCCATTCGTTGGGCTATGGGCGAACAGTCTTTGAAGCTCCTGCGCGGCAAGGAATCTACCGACATTATTTTCTCTGGTTCGGCGCAAAAAGGCCGCGGGGGTTTTGCCGAAGTCTCTCTCACTTTTGACAACAGCGATGGCGCTTTCCCGCTTGAGACCCCTGAAGTCTCTGTCACACGCCGCCTCTATCGCGACGGCGAGTCGGCTTATCTCCTCAACAACACTCCCGCGCGCCTTGCGGACATCCAGCTTCTTCTCGCCGAAAGCGGCGTGGGCCAGCGTTCGTATTCCGTGATCGGCCAGGGCATGGTGGATGCCATCCTCATTGCAAGCCCCGAGGAACGGAAGCAGTTTTTTGACGACGCCACTGGCGTGCGGCCGCTGCAGATGAAGCGCCATCAAGCTATGTTGAAACTTCGTCACACCTACGAAAACTTAGCCGAGACGGAAATGATCATGGCTGAAATTGAACCGCGCTTGCGTCTTCTACGACGCCAGCGTCGTCGTCTAGACGAACGCGCAGAAGTCGAGCAGGAACTTATCCGCGTGCGCGAAAACTATCTGGGCGGACTATGGCGCGAGCTCACGGCAGAGTGGGAAGTGGCGAAAAAAGATTTAGATGCAGCAGAAAAGTTTGCGGCGAGACTTCGCCAAGACGTCGCAACGCTCGAAACCAGTCTCTCGTCGCTTGAGAAGCCGGGCAAAGCGCCCGACGGACTCGCCGAACTTCAGAGGGCATACAAAGATGCACAAACACTCGTCCAAAAAGCGCGCGAGGAACGCTATCGTTTGGAAAAAGAGATTGAGTTGGCGCGCGTGCGCGCGCAGGCGTCGTGGGCGCCTTTGCCATTGGCGGATATTTTGGGGGAGCTGGAAGAAATCAGCAAAAAGTTCGAAAAAGATCTAAAAAGTTTGAAAGGTTTGAAAAGTCTGGAGGAGTTGAAACTGCTTCTGCCGGACATCGAGAAGCTCCACGGACAGAGTGAGAAACTACGCAAGCGACTCACACGACCGGCGCCGGAAGATGTCGAGGTAGATAAAGAACTTGCAGGGAAGCTTACTCAAACCAAAAAGAGCATCGAAGAGGCTGAGCACGAGCGGAAACGCACGGAGGCGGCGCTTGATGCCTACGCCTCACGTGCGGCAGACGAACGCCAAGCCCTCTTTGCTGGGGAGCGGCAACTCCGAGAAACACAACATGCGCTGCACGAAGCAGAGGCAAAAGAGCACGAACGGGAAATTCATGTGGCGCGGCTGGAAGAACGGCGCGTGGGGGCAAGACAAGAAGCCGAGGGGGAACTTCACGACGCGGCCGAAGCATTCCTGGGCCGTCGAGATCTTCCGCACAACACTTCAGCGGAGCGGGAAAAATTGCGCGCAGAGCTTGAACGGCTTAAGTACAAACTCGAACTCATCGGCGGCATTGACCCAGAGACAGTAGCGGAGTTCGAGCAGACCGAGGCGCGCTTCAATCATCTGGAAGAACAAATCAAAGACCTCCGCGCCGCCATGCGCGACACCGAGCACGTCGTAGATGAACTCGACGAAAAAATCCACAAACAGTCCGAGGCCGCTTTCCGCGACATCAACGCACACTTCCAAACCTATTTTAAGGTGCTCTTCGGTGGCGGAACATGCTCGCTTGTAAAGATGACGCGTGAAGAAATCGCCCCCACAGGGTCAGAACACCCAGAGGCGGAGGCGCACGAGGGTGACGTAGATGCGTCGCTTGCAAAGATGGATTCGCCTGCTCTCAAGGAACTGCAGGCTCGTGTAAAAGAACGTGCGGATCGGACGGTCGGCATCGATATTCACGCCACGCCTCCCGGCAAAAAACTCAAAGCCTTGGCTCTCCTCTCCGGCGGGGAGCGCGCACTCACCTCCATTGCCTTGCTGGCAGCCATCATGGCAACGAACCCCGCTCCGTTCGTCGTGCTCGATGAAGTAGACGCGGCGTTGGACGAAGCCAACACACTCCGCTTTGCCGCCATCCTAGAGGAGCTGGCAAAAAAGACACAATATATTGTCGTCACCCACAACCGCGCCACAATGGAGAAAGCCGACGTCCTCTACGGCGTCACCATGAACGAAGACGGCGTAAGCCAGCTCTTGTCGGTTGATCTGTCTGATATTGCCCCCACCTCCGCTACCCGGCGGTAG
- the rpsP gene encoding 30S ribosomal protein S16: MLTLRLSRIGKRKQPYFRLIAVEKGKDPWGTNVEILGTYDPRSKAQTFNTERVSYWLGKGAQPSDRVHNMLVDLKLLESKKRTASRISHKRQGKLAAAAPKAETSA; this comes from the coding sequence ATGTTAACGCTTCGACTTTCACGCATCGGGAAACGCAAACAACCCTACTTTCGTTTGATTGCTGTTGAAAAAGGCAAAGATCCGTGGGGCACGAATGTGGAGATTCTCGGCACCTACGATCCGCGCTCTAAAGCACAAACATTCAACACCGAGCGCGTCTCCTACTGGTTGGGAAAGGGGGCACAGCCGTCCGACCGCGTCCACAATATGCTCGTGGACCTCAAGCTCCTGGAGAGCAAAAAACGCACGGCCTCGCGCATCTCCCATAAACGCCAGGGAAAACTGGCCGCGGCCGCGCCGAAAGCAGAGACCTCCGCCTAA
- a CDS encoding KH domain-containing protein, translating into MEQDQQFVEYVIKAIVNNPDDVRTERTVDERGVLITLHVNQTDMGYVIGREGQTARSVRTLLKIVGAKHNARVNLKIYEPEGSRPPRREHREDVAPVAPAAADTSDLDDLGI; encoded by the coding sequence ATGGAGCAAGATCAGCAGTTTGTTGAATACGTGATCAAGGCGATCGTCAATAACCCCGATGACGTCCGGACCGAGCGCACCGTGGATGAGCGCGGCGTCCTCATTACCTTGCACGTGAACCAAACCGACATGGGCTACGTGATCGGCCGCGAAGGGCAGACCGCCCGCTCGGTACGCACACTTCTCAAAATTGTGGGGGCCAAGCACAACGCGCGCGTGAACCTCAAGATCTACGAGCCAGAAGGATCGCGGCCGCCGCGACGTGAGCACCGTGAGGATGTTGCGCCAGTGGCTCCTGCCGCTGCCGACACATCTGACCTCGATGACTTGGGTATCTAA
- the trmD gene encoding tRNA (guanosine(37)-N1)-methyltransferase TrmD: MKSFDILTIFPEVCTPYLETSILGRAQEKKLVRIAAHNLRDWSPDKKHKKVDDKPFGGGPGMVMGIQAFDQALKKLKRKNARVILTSASGKRFTQADAKRLAKYDQLIFLCGRYEGVDHRVEKHLADEALSIGDYVLTGGELPALAMIDAITRLIPGVLGKEASLTMESHDTPGVLEYPQYTRPEVYPFKKDRKIKKLRVPTVLLSGHHEKITHWRQKQTKGHTRNV; encoded by the coding sequence ATGAAATCTTTTGACATCCTGACAATCTTTCCCGAAGTTTGTACGCCCTATCTCGAGACTTCCATTCTGGGGCGAGCGCAGGAAAAAAAACTTGTACGTATTGCGGCCCATAATTTGCGGGATTGGAGTCCGGACAAAAAACATAAAAAGGTGGACGACAAGCCATTTGGCGGTGGACCGGGCATGGTTATGGGTATTCAAGCATTCGATCAAGCATTGAAGAAGTTGAAGAGAAAAAATGCGCGGGTGATTCTTACAAGTGCTTCAGGGAAACGGTTCACGCAAGCCGACGCAAAGCGCCTGGCAAAATACGACCAGCTCATTTTCCTGTGCGGACGCTACGAGGGAGTAGATCACCGCGTGGAAAAACACTTGGCAGATGAGGCGCTCTCCATCGGCGATTATGTCCTCACCGGCGGCGAACTCCCTGCCCTCGCCATGATCGATGCCATCACCCGCCTTATTCCTGGCGTGCTAGGAAAAGAGGCCTCCCTCACCATGGAGTCCCACGATACTCCGGGCGTCCTCGAGTATCCCCAGTACACCCGGCCGGAGGTCTATCCTTTCAAAAAAGACCGGAAAATAAAGAAATTACGTGTGCCGACCGTCCTTCTGTCCGGCCACCACGAGAAAATTACCCACTGGCGCCAGAAGCAGACGAAAGGCCATACTCGCAACGTCTAA
- a CDS encoding magnesium transporter yields the protein MKRRKEVSITRETAAHIMDANFIVVDLHAGHQSVAEKIRRAMKKNEVVPSILAVDRKKKLVGVVDIADILHASTSTAIGSLVHPIPQLPEHLPRADVLHAAAEARRDRMVVLDEKGRPIGIVHAKDLLHRFAQERSASLAAFANVHEEHATDSVWRAISMRHRWLVLNLATAFLATFTVSLFESTLKEMVMLAAFMPIVAGMGGNAGTQSIAVAVRGIALREITRKNAARFVWKELFAGLLNGIIVALVAAGFSLFVGVDKTFAIILAVALIINHINAGFFGAIIPLVVRRLGYDPALSSSIFVTTATDVVGFLVFLGLAQTVLL from the coding sequence ATGAAAAGGAGGAAGGAGGTGAGTATCACACGCGAGACGGCAGCGCACATCATGGATGCGAATTTTATTGTCGTGGATCTGCATGCAGGACACCAAAGTGTGGCCGAGAAAATACGCCGAGCCATGAAAAAAAACGAGGTGGTCCCAAGCATTCTGGCTGTGGATCGAAAAAAGAAGCTCGTGGGTGTCGTGGACATTGCCGACATTCTCCATGCTTCAACCTCCACAGCCATTGGATCACTCGTGCACCCGATTCCGCAACTTCCCGAACACCTCCCGCGCGCAGATGTACTCCATGCGGCGGCCGAGGCCCGACGCGACCGCATGGTGGTGCTAGATGAGAAGGGACGCCCCATCGGGATTGTCCATGCCAAAGATCTCCTGCACCGTTTTGCGCAGGAACGCTCGGCATCACTCGCCGCGTTTGCCAACGTGCATGAGGAGCATGCCACCGACAGCGTCTGGCGCGCCATCTCTATGCGTCACCGGTGGCTTGTCTTGAACCTTGCCACCGCATTTCTCGCCACCTTCACCGTCTCCCTGTTTGAATCCACTCTCAAAGAGATGGTGATGTTAGCTGCCTTCATGCCGATTGTCGCCGGTATGGGAGGAAACGCTGGCACACAGAGTATCGCGGTTGCTGTGCGCGGGATTGCCCTTCGAGAAATCACGCGGAAGAACGCTGCGCGGTTTGTTTGGAAAGAGTTGTTCGCGGGACTGTTAAACGGCATCATTGTGGCCCTCGTCGCTGCCGGGTTTTCCCTTTTCGTCGGCGTAGATAAAACCTTTGCCATCATCCTCGCCGTTGCTCTTATCATCAATCATATCAATGCCGGTTTCTTTGGCGCAATTATTCCGCTGGTAGTCCGCCGTCTAGGTTACGACCCCGCCCTCTCGTCCTCGATTTTCGTCACCACCGCTACGGACGTAGTCGGCTTCCTCGTCTTCCTCGGCCTTGCCCAAACAGTGCTTCTGTAG
- a CDS encoding inositol monophosphatase produces MDQFIQEIAREAGGIVRPYFLHAGVKYTKNNDEHDVVTEADLRSNDLLVSRIRAAYPAHGIISEEVPKEQWETDREYTWILDPLDGTKMFTIGWPLFGVMIALAHKGEIEMAAIYFPMTGEQLFAKRGGGAWLNGAQIKTSSRTAIEKSCGSYSDWFGGWRGKEEAVARSLRFTKEMYVHEFVGMHIWSIAPAIKSVAEGRQDWMFSVGSWWDFAPAKVILEEAGCIVTNGDGEPLVPGEAKGIIAANPVLHPQILDILSL; encoded by the coding sequence ATGGATCAATTCATTCAGGAAATTGCGCGTGAGGCAGGAGGGATCGTCCGCCCCTATTTTTTGCATGCAGGAGTGAAGTACACGAAAAATAATGATGAGCACGACGTCGTGACGGAGGCGGATCTTCGGTCAAACGATCTTCTTGTGTCGCGGATTCGTGCGGCATATCCGGCGCATGGCATTATCTCGGAAGAGGTTCCAAAGGAACAATGGGAAACAGATCGTGAGTACACATGGATCCTTGATCCTTTGGACGGTACAAAGATGTTTACTATAGGGTGGCCGCTGTTTGGAGTGATGATAGCTCTTGCACATAAGGGGGAGATCGAGATGGCAGCGATCTATTTTCCTATGACAGGTGAACAGTTATTTGCGAAACGTGGCGGCGGAGCTTGGCTGAATGGAGCGCAGATAAAAACAAGTTCGCGGACGGCGATCGAAAAGAGTTGCGGAAGTTATTCTGATTGGTTTGGTGGGTGGCGTGGAAAAGAGGAGGCGGTGGCTCGCTCTCTCCGTTTCACGAAAGAGATGTATGTCCACGAGTTTGTCGGCATGCATATCTGGTCTATCGCCCCTGCGATTAAATCCGTCGCGGAAGGGAGGCAGGATTGGATGTTTAGTGTGGGGAGTTGGTGGGATTTTGCCCCAGCAAAAGTCATTCTTGAGGAAGCTGGGTGCATTGTCACAAATGGCGACGGCGAGCCGCTTGTGCCGGGAGAGGCCAAAGGAATTATTGCTGCAAATCCCGTTCTTCACCCGCAGATTCTTGACATACTCAGTCTTTAG
- a CDS encoding endonuclease III — MANPHTVLQRLRKIYKKTDETFVRWRTPLQLVIAVVLSAQCTDKRVNMVTRGLFAKYKSAEDYAKASVPALRKEIHSITFFNAKTKYLKGIGKRLVGAYGGKVPAKLEDLLTLPGVSYKSAHLILAKAFGISVGVAVDTHVQRVAPRLGWTKEKKNPRRMGKNLDRLFPPKDYLDVNEFLIMHGRAICKPRPLCETCPLNDICPTGKKRLGA; from the coding sequence ATGGCTAATCCACACACGGTTCTCCAGCGGTTGAGGAAGATATACAAAAAGACCGACGAGACGTTTGTTCGATGGAGGACGCCGCTTCAGCTTGTGATTGCCGTCGTTCTTTCTGCGCAGTGCACAGATAAGCGAGTAAACATGGTGACGCGAGGGTTGTTTGCAAAATATAAGAGCGCAGAGGACTATGCAAAGGCATCTGTGCCAGCCCTGCGAAAAGAGATTCACTCCATCACCTTTTTCAATGCAAAAACGAAATATCTCAAAGGCATTGGGAAGCGGCTCGTCGGGGCTTATGGGGGGAAGGTTCCAGCGAAGCTCGAGGACCTTCTTACACTGCCGGGCGTTTCGTATAAGAGTGCGCATCTTATTTTGGCGAAAGCGTTCGGTATCTCTGTGGGAGTGGCGGTGGATACGCACGTGCAGCGCGTGGCGCCGCGGTTGGGGTGGACAAAGGAAAAAAAGAACCCACGAAGGATGGGGAAAAATTTGGACAGACTGTTTCCCCCAAAGGATTATCTCGACGTCAATGAGTTTCTTATCATGCACGGTCGAGCTATCTGCAAGCCACGGCCGCTGTGCGAGACGTGCCCTCTCAACGATATTTGTCCGACGGGGAAAAAACGCCTCGGCGCTTAG
- the ruvC gene encoding crossover junction endodeoxyribonuclease RuvC, giving the protein MTILGIDPGYGRCGFGVIEVKRGKVKVKDVGVSTTRAGGEIGGRLAEIISDLEELIDHHKPTSVAIEKLYFTSNAKTAMHVAEARGAILLTCARKRCRVVEMTPGQVKVAVTGNGRADKKAVSQMVCRLCELKQTPQLDDASDALAIALAAVGFVQH; this is encoded by the coding sequence ATGACGATCTTGGGGATTGATCCAGGATACGGCAGATGCGGATTCGGGGTGATTGAAGTTAAGCGGGGAAAGGTAAAGGTGAAAGATGTAGGAGTCTCCACGACACGCGCGGGAGGGGAGATAGGGGGGCGCTTGGCAGAGATCATTTCCGATCTGGAAGAACTGATTGACCACCATAAGCCGACGTCTGTGGCGATAGAGAAGCTCTACTTTACCTCCAACGCCAAGACGGCAATGCACGTAGCCGAAGCGCGCGGAGCAATTCTTCTTACGTGTGCCCGCAAAAGGTGCCGAGTGGTGGAGATGACGCCGGGGCAAGTAAAGGTGGCGGTGACGGGGAACGGACGGGCAGACAAGAAGGCGGTAAGCCAGATGGTGTGCCGTCTGTGCGAATTGAAACAGACGCCCCAGCTTGATGACGCCTCCGACGCGCTTGCTATTGCTCTCGCTGCCGTGGGGTTTGTACAACACTAA
- a CDS encoding YebC/PmpR family DNA-binding transcriptional regulator, whose product MARHSHWHNIQIVKGKADAARAKVFTKMAREITVAAREGGGDPASNARLKTAIAMARDVSMPKDNIERAIARGVGGGSEGNVESVRYEGFGPGGTAWVVVALTDNRARTAANVKIIFSKHEGSVSDPNAVMWMFDASRGEEGKMEYTAKTPMKVDTDTTNQIRDLVEALEEDDDVQDYFTNAEEPV is encoded by the coding sequence ATGGCACGTCATTCACATTGGCACAACATACAAATTGTTAAGGGCAAGGCTGACGCTGCACGCGCGAAAGTGTTTACGAAGATGGCGAGAGAGATCACGGTAGCGGCGCGCGAAGGCGGCGGAGATCCCGCGAGTAATGCTCGGCTCAAAACCGCCATTGCGATGGCGCGCGACGTGAGCATGCCTAAAGACAACATTGAGCGTGCGATTGCTCGCGGGGTTGGCGGAGGATCGGAAGGGAACGTGGAGAGCGTGCGCTACGAGGGATTCGGTCCTGGAGGGACAGCATGGGTTGTCGTGGCGCTTACGGATAACCGCGCCCGCACGGCGGCGAATGTAAAAATTATCTTCTCCAAACACGAGGGAAGTGTCTCTGACCCAAACGCGGTCATGTGGATGTTTGATGCATCTCGCGGCGAGGAGGGAAAGATGGAATATACGGCGAAAACGCCCATGAAGGTAGACACAGATACCACAAATCAAATTCGAGATCTTGTGGAGGCGCTCGAGGAGGATGACGACGTGCAGGACTATTTCACCAACGCTGAAGAACCCGTATGA